The following proteins are encoded in a genomic region of Triticum dicoccoides isolate Atlit2015 ecotype Zavitan chromosome 1B, WEW_v2.0, whole genome shotgun sequence:
- the LOC119335073 gene encoding pentatricopeptide repeat-containing protein At4g21705, mitochondrial-like: MASSSLFAAGRRLLHLGRGRLLQGRVRPHNPTPLLLPVRTASSPPSNSAERPPRRPPGLQSTLWPLGHPDTLLVPEIERWAEKPGNRLRPVELERIVKELRKRRRHRQALEVSEWMSAKGHVRFLPKDHAVHLDLIGQVHGIGAAEAYFSELHDKDKTEKPYGALLNCYTRELMVDESLAHFQKMKEMGFVFCSLPYNNLMGLYTNIGQHEKVPSVIAEMKRSGIMPDNFSYRICINSYGTRADFFGMENTLEDMECEPQIIVDWNTYAVVASNYIKGNLREKAISALKKAEAKIDIKDSDTYNHLMSLYGQLGDKSEVKRLWALQMTNCKRHINKDYTTMLAMLVKLDDFEEAEILLKEWESSENAFDFHVPNVLLTGYRQKDMLDKAEALLDDFLKKGKMPPSSSWAIVAIGYAEKGDAAKAYELTKNALCVYAPRSGWIPRPAMIEMILKYLGDEGGLKDVETFVQLLQAAMPMNSDMTDALSRARMREEKKAGDAENEALSSTKATG, from the exons ATGGCCTCCTCTTCCCTCTTCGCCGCCGGGCGCCGCCTTCTCCACTTGGGGCGCGGCAGGCTTCTCCAAGGCCGAGTCCGTCCCCACAATCCCACTCCTCTGCTCCTCCCTGTGCGCACCGCATCCTCTCCTCCCTCCAACAGCGCCGAGAGGCCGCCGCGGCGACCCCCGGGCCTGCAGTCCACGCTGTGGCCTCTGGGCCACCCGGACACGCTTCTGGTGCCGGAGATCGAGCGCTGGGCGGAGAAGCCCGGCAACCGCCTCCGCCCCGTTGAGCTCGAGCGCATCGTCAAAGAGCTCCGcaagcgccgccgccaccgccaggcCCTCGAG GTCTCCGAGTGGATGAGTGCTAAGGGTCATGTCAGATTTTTGCCAAAGGATCATGCTGTTCACCTGGATTTGATCGGTCAAGTTCATGGAATCGGAGCAGCAGAAGCCTACTTCAGTGAACTGCATGATAAAGATAAGACGGAGAAACCCTATGGTGCACTCCTGAACTGCTACACACGAGAACTCATGGTTGATGAATCCTTGGCTCATTTTCAGAAGATGAAAGAGATGGGTTTTGTGTTCTGCAGTCTCCCCTACAATAACCTCATGGGCCTCTATACTAACATAGGACAGCATGAGAAGGTCCCTTCAGTGATAGCAGAGATGAAAAGGAGTGGTATCATGCCTGACAACTTCAGCTACAGAATTTGCATAAACTCTTACGGCACACGGGCAGATTTTTTCGGGATGGAGAACACCCTGGAAGATatggaatgtgagcctcaaattatTGTTGATTGGAATACCTATGCCGTTGTGGCGAGCAACTACATTAAGGGCAACCTAAGGGAGAAGGCAATATCTGCCTTAAAGAAAGCAGAAGCAAAAATTGACATAAAAGATTCAGATACCTACAACCACCTGATGTCCCTCTACGGCCAGCTCGGGGACAAGTCAGAGGTGAAGAGGCTGTGGGCGCTCCAAATGACAAACTGCAAGAGGCATATTAATAAGGACTACACTACAATGCTTGCAATGCTTGTAAAGCTTGATGATTTCGAAGAAGCTGAGATCTTGTTGAAAGAGTGGGAGTCGAGCGAAAACGCGTTCGACTTCCATGTCCCAAATGTCTTGCTCACTGGTTACCGGCAGAAGGACATGCTGGACAAGGCCGAAGCGCTGCTGGATGACTTCTTGAAGAAGGGGAAGATGCCTCCTTCGAGCAGTTGGGCCATCGTGGCAATTGGCTACGCGGAGAAAGGTGATGCTGCGAAAGCCTATGAGTTGACAAAAAATGCGCTTTGTGTTTACGCTCCGAGGAGCGGCTGGATCCCGAGGCCTGCGATGATTGAGATGATACTCAAGTATCTTGGAGACGAAGGTGGTCTCAAGGATGTTGAAACTTTCGTTCAACTGCTGCAAGCTGCTATGCCTATGAACTCAGATATGACCGACGCTTTGTCAAGGGCTCGTATGAGAGAAGAAAAGAAGGCTGGAGATGCAGAGAACGAAGCTCTAAGCTCAACAAAGGCAACAGGATAA